In Camelina sativa cultivar DH55 chromosome 13, Cs, whole genome shotgun sequence, the genomic window AAGGACGGTCTCTCAACCATCCTCGGATCCAAAACCCCTTCCGCATCTCGATTCGTCACCATTCTCTTCAACCATTCCACAAGATTCACTTCTCCCGGAGCCCTGCTATAATCCACAGGACTCCTCCCCGAAATGATCTCCATAACCAAAACACCAAAGCTATAAATATCGCTTCTCTCATTCAACATCCCTGTACTCGCGTATTCAGGAGCCACATACCCAAACGTACCCATCACACGAGTAGTCACATAGCTCATCTCTGAACCCAAGAGCTTAGCTAGCCCAAAGTCTGAAACTTTCGAGTTCCATTGCTTGTCAAGCAAGATATTACTAGATTTGATATCGCGGTGAACAACCTTAGGCTCTAGACCTTCGTGTAAATACATCAACCCTTTAGCTGTTCCAAGAACAATGTTCATTCTAATCTCCCAAGTAAGAGGACTCTTAAATCCCAAACCACCACCATGAAGCCACTGTTCTAAATTCCCATTATCAACATATTCGTAAACTAACATCCTATGAGCTCCTTCAACGCAATAACCAAGCAACCTCACCAGGTTCTTGTGCCTCACTCTTCCAATAGCTTCAACTTCGACTTTGAACTCTCTCTCAGCTTGTCCTTTGTTGTTGAGCAGATTCTTAATAGCCACCATTGACTTGTCCTCAAGAACACCTCTATACACAATCCCATACCCTCCTTGTCCGATCACATTCTCGTCAGCGAATCCATTAGTAGAAACCTCAAGCTCCCTCAACGTATACCAATGTCCCCA contains:
- the LOC104737502 gene encoding probable serine/threonine-protein kinase At1g01540 gives rise to the protein MADSHSLNNNQLSRHTSIFNLRLWVVLGVCVGAAIVLLLVLISLWFVYRRSNKKNKSSLEPSSSSSSSSKSNHTIVPVVSKEIRVDPSRPPVQPDPTPETHQSVAKQREEDTKVHIEIGKDHRISYAERGGWTGSGSGDQGLIMSAGPEVSHLGWGHWYTLRELEVSTNGFADENVIGQGGYGIVYRGVLEDKSMVAIKNLLNNKGQAEREFKVEVEAIGRVRHKNLVRLLGYCVEGAHRMLVYEYVDNGNLEQWLHGGGLGFKSPLTWEIRMNIVLGTAKGLMYLHEGLEPKVVHRDIKSSNILLDKQWNSKVSDFGLAKLLGSEMSYVTTRVMGTFGYVAPEYASTGMLNERSDIYSFGVLVMEIISGRSPVDYSRAPGEVNLVEWLKRMVTNRDAEGVLDPRMVERPSLRSLKRTLLVALRCVDPNAQKRPKMGHIIHMLEAEDLVSRDDRRNSGGGAGGGIEPGKSPRRKTDVNESADESCNSVLINNDQLALEKENENQ